Genomic window (Manduca sexta isolate Smith_Timp_Sample1 chromosome 26, JHU_Msex_v1.0, whole genome shotgun sequence):
aaattgtaaaatttaaagaaatatcgaAGCATATAGATATTATCTTAAAGAACTTCAACAAGCTTCTAGATACTTCTTCAAGACACCGTCACAGTTGAcataatagaattataatattagtaaaaatataaaaattaagccaCAAAAATACATCACTACCACAAAGCTATTAACGTAAATGAGACTTCTGTGCATTTCTGTCCTATGTCATGCGAGTTGCGACAATGCCGGCCGTGTCATGGCCGCGCCCAACGGTGAATGTCCACGGAATGTACTACTTGAATAAAACATAACGCCACTTAAATCGTAGGATATTGACGTGTGCGGGGAATCAGATCAATTTTGTTTCGCTCTTATGTAACCTCGTAGCATCTAGACAAAGTGAAACGGATTAGTTTCTCtttctaaaaatgtttataaatttctcCTGTGACGCATAGTTTAGAGAACATTTCTCGCCAACTAATCGCATTGTGACGTCATAGTTGCTGACCagattttatatagtttttatcgatttgtgtaataaaaaattatagtattagttacatcattattaaaaatatgttctttAAGATCAGTTATACATGTAGTGCCTGTGAAGGTATAACCCAAATCACGAATCTCACAATTAAAGAgtagaaacaataattttaaatagtaagAACGGTGTAACaggcatttataatttattaacttcgAAATAACTTAAAAGGAACgttataaatgtttaacatCTTTTTGATTTTCATGTCGAACTAGTACCTTTTAGGAACCAAACTTAACTAAAAAGTCATGGAACACGCGAATCAAAAGACGAACCGATGGAACTGAAAAACCAATATGGGTCTGCCTGGTGGCATTACAGTTTTCTTAAGCTGAAGTTCTTTTTCCAGCAATAAGACTGTAAAAATATTACCCTTGTCTACACgatcatgtattttttttgctcGCATAACCTTTTATTTGTCAcaattattagtataataaaaaacgtaGTTCTTTTTATTCAACTTTTTACAGCTTACAAAGCGATGGTTGCATTTATTATATGACCCAGTAATTTAATGAGCCGCCTTGCATTGCATggcttaaaaatatatcaaaacgtCCTTGTGAAGTAATACTATACCCGTGCCGACACTCCCACTGCTCCAGTTTGCAGCCTTTGGACTTTCACTATCATTGTAAGATTGGTTTGCGCAATCGCTGCATGCGTAATGGTTGCCGTTTAAAAACCttcttagttttaaaatataattaagatcaAATTTCTTGTAGGATATCATAGTCATTATGTaggcaatatttttgtattttaggtcctctatttttaaagtatgtCTGGTAGTCATACGCTTGATGTGGGAAGGAAGTGCAATAGAATAACGCATTCTTTAACTGTATTATGTTTCTCTTCATCTTCACGCAAAGGAAAACTCGTTACAagtatttgcaaaataatagaCACTAAAATAGAGTCAGGATTAGTGacttaaaatatacctatttaaacaaaactctttaaattcattaatttattagataAAACACGTAAATTCAACCTATTTATAAACTGCATTGCTTcatcaacaatatttatttatgctacGTTGATTTTATACACTCTATAATTACTCAACAAACCGATTTCAATGGTATTTTTTCAGTCTATCttatcatttataatactattacattattttaatttatcactcCGCTGGCCAATTGTTACAATAatctaatttgtatttataacattattataaataacttaaatatcaaacatatctaataaattaattacggGAGGTcgtctttttttaataacttttcttATTACTTCTTTCTGACCATTGCCTCGAGTTGGATATCTGTCGTCTTGATCGTCACTGTTGCTTCCATATTGTGGTCGGTCGTAATCATCCTCTAGATCCGGCTTATAATCGCTCAAATCCGGAACCCTCGAGGGCTTGTACTTCTTTTTAGGAACAAGAATATAGTCATCTAAATCATCGCTTGGATAGAACTCTGGCAGTTTGTAAGGCCTATTTTTCTTCTTTGGTCTTTGTGGAATTTCGTCTGGATAATATCTATCCGGTGGAGGTACGTCTGGTAAACTTGGAAATGTGTACTTCGTTGGGGACGACGGTTTCATATGATTATCATCATATTTTGACCCCTTGTGAGAGTTGCTACTAAACGGTTTATATTTCTCAAAGTCATAATTTGATGCTTCAGCATACTTATCATAAGGTTCTTTATAAGAATCACCGGAAAATATAGGATTCTTTGTTTTACTCATTTCTAAATCTACAATGTTTGAATACAAATTTTCTTTGTGTTCGTTACTTTCTTTTCTAGTTTTAGTTTTACAATTCGGGTCAAAACTGTATCCGACGTGACTGTGAGCTTCAGTATCAGAAGATTCATCGCGCGGATGTTTAATGCTAATGCTGTGCGTGTACTCACTGGGTTCTAAATCGTACGGATACTTTGGTTTTTTTCTTATGGAGTAATCTTTGAACAAAGACTCCAATGGATGTTTTGGCCTTTTGTTCTCATAGTAATCTTCGTCAGCATCTTCAGAAAAATCGTAATACTTTCCATAATCTCTCATAGCCTTCTCCTCCATGAAGCTTCGACCTTCTGGATTTTCCAAACTTCTACCTTCTGGATTTTCTGTATGTATATTCTCATTGTTTACTACTGCCGTGAAGCCTGTTTTTGGGCCGGCTGAATACTCCACGGTTCTCATAGAGCCATCAGGTTCAAGTACACTGTAGTGAccttaaaaaggaaaaaaatatataattgtagcACGAAAGTACTCTTCATATTAATATGCTtggttgttatttttaatttataataacatgatttacaaatgacttattttttcAAGGTTAAATATTGTTCCTACTCGTTTAGTCAATAGGCAAATTGAATTAAGATACCTTTGACAGTATCACCTTCCTTTGACTCCCACACAGTCTTTATGTCCCCAGTGCGGGCATCGGACACTCCGTAACTGAACGAGTAGCTCGGTTTTCCCtggtaacaaaaaaatacaatttaagtgGACATTAATTCACCAAtcaattttttactaacacaacgATTACATCGTGATATTCTGTAATAGAAAAACAACACGGGAATGTGTGAAGTGATAGCTTGCGTGTGAAAATTCggtattttacttattatgacAATTTATTGCATGCTCGACGATTATAGTTTAGTATTCTGAATAACGAATGAATGTTTTAATCGTTTCCATAAAACTGGTATGCCTGTAATTATAATCGAGTAAAGTGAGTGTGTAAATGTATGTCTGTCCGTCAAACCGCCGGCTGTAACGCGCACTGCATTTATCACTCTCGATCACGAGCGGTTGCTCAATGCGCGTCTAATAACTCTATGCCGGCGAACGGTTCCATACAAATGAATGGAAATCGGTACGAATAAAAATCGAAAACAGTTACATTGTTTCCGTCTGCGGCTAATCTGTACGAATGTTTATTAGAATCACGATTGAGTACAACTAAATtgatgtgatatttttttttatttgttaatcttAAAAGGAAAATATGGTCAGAACCAATTGAAATAGTAAAGTTCTTGCCATGTCAGATATTGACATCATTGAAATGTCACTTGCTCTCGGTCATCCTCAAGTTCACGACAGACGACCACGTGCGCGGCGCAGGCGCATCGTTCTCGATTACTCAATGTCAATGACGGATTATTCACTTTCGTTTCTTTCCGCTTGCATGGCCCATCAGAAATTGTAATAATGTAGcataaaaaacaacacaaatagATGAAATGTGTCTGAATAATTGAACGAATAAATCAATTAATCGTTTCCTAATAAAAGTGGAAGTAATGGaccgtaattatatttaattgagaCCCAATGTTCCGTTGAATTAAATTTGCATACAAGCCGAGGAAATGAAGCGGTGGCCCTGTGTTTTATTGGTACAAACTTGCATTGCTACGGAGAAAAGTGGGTGAGTAGGCGCCATTGGGTCCAAGCGAAGTAAACTGTTTCGACATCTAGTGACCACTTTCGACAGTTACTTGTATATAATACAACTAGAGGACTCGACAGGCTTTTTGTTAAGACTCCACTTAGCAGTAAGaacgtttataaaattaattaaaatagttccGATGAAACGAAAAATGTGAGATTATTCGAACATTCCGAATTCGTGATTTTATCTCTAACTGCGTTATTGTCTTTTActcatattatttcatataaatactcatagttaaataatattgcataattaGGTATTGTTGAGATATAAAGcatgttttttttcaattatgtgGTATGTGTTACTATTCCGAATTTGTACCGTTCTACATATGTAACTGAAATTCCGTGTTTGTATAACAATGGTTACTTCAGATTAAcacctatatttattttggttttatatgtaatagtttataaaaaatatttctgttcaAAGTAGATGCAGAAACGTGTGTTTTAAAAGGAATGTTgcttgttataaattaaataaagcggAAGTGTCTTCACATTAAGAAAATCttacaattacaaagtatcaactataaaatataatagggcAATGGTATTTTGTTCAgcctatgaaaaaaatatatatatactcttttctttaaaaaaaaatactcacataTGAAATTACAGAAACCGTGTACTGagtgtgataaaataaatacgaatatcaaaatcaaaaataataaacaattttgacgttcagtatattttaatgGACTTCTGTTACAAGTTGTAGGTACGGGAAAACACctataacaattgatttatattCGTATAACAGTAGGAAGAAATGGTGAGTGGCGACTGTCAGACAAAGAAACAATTCACATAACAACTGATCTATATCACTGtctataaactttttaatcGTGATACAATTATCTGACCGGTAATCTTAatcactaaataaaattatgaataatatttgagtatgaattttattgttaagtcAAAGAATGGTCAAAATCAATTGaggttaaataattaagaaGTTTTACATGCACTCTACtttgtaatcaatttaaaaaaaaatcatatcccCATGAATGTTGGTATTTCTGTCATTACGATACTATTAGTATTGAAGTTTTTgttgtataacatattaatgcGGAATAGTACTTTAAATATGTTCTGACATAGGTGTTCTATTTAAGACATGCTGACAATatggacaaaaaaatattttcacacaagCCTAATCACCAACCACATAACCATTAAGCCACGtccaaattttattctagtaTTTTTAATTGAGACGTAAaccgtattataattatagtttcaaCACAATTGTCAGTAACGATAATTTGCGTGCAGAACTCTACAACTGGTAGAGAAAATCGCGTGCATTTGCTAGCGTAATAAAAAAAGGGATTTTATTGTCCATGTATcgtatgatatttattaattacaaccGACATATTACTAAGTGGACGGAATCATGAAAATCGGGCGTGTAATATGATTTCAATTTATCAAGATCTTATGAGGAACTGTCTCACGctgattaattattatgacaaaaagtaatattcttgctatattaattagtttatattatttatgtttgctATAGATATAAAAAGATTGTCTGAAAGAAATCCCTTACAGCAATAAGACCGCCCATTGTGTAAACATATGTTGCATTTCTTTTGTTCTATgttttctgtatgttttattGGCTgtgcaataaagagtttaattttattattattaaaatagaatcaCGCTAAGATATTTTGATAGGATACTtgcataaatgtttaaaaaagattttattacaatatactcACTTCGTCGCTTGTGTAAACTCCTGTGGGTTTTTCTGATTCTTCTTCTTGACAATTCAAAGCTAACAGATTTGCCAAGAGGAACTGAAAACGTGGAAAATATTGCAagctataaaatatgaatataaaattgttgCGTTTAACTAagtaaattaaagtattaaatataaactaaaggtgggattttaaaacttaaattctacaatctaaaaattaaaaacacaagaaataaaaaccAACATACCAGCAAAGCGAGGGCTCTATCCATTGCTACTCCCAAATTGCACCATACGTCGCAACCGCACTAAATTCAAAAACAGAAACACAAttctaagtttaaatatttataaaaattataatgaacttgTCCATTGCCAAGGTCGGGACTGCGTGAAGACGGGCCTGCGTGGCCACCACTTACCTATATATAAAGACACGACGCACCCCCGGCGCCCGTACCGCGCTCTACGCTGCTTCACTATCACCCAACAAGGATGCATTCacatataattatcaataatttaaaatctaatgtCGACTTAAAAGAAAAGTGTGATTTATGTTAAACACAGCtctacattatataatttctaaTTCGTGGActgtatatattgtttttattatttagaaaggAGTGGTTTGAAATATTTACTTCATAAGAATTTGCTTATCTCTATATGTGACATATATTAATGTTGTAGAAATATTATGCTCATGATCGCAGTATGGTTTGAACATTCGacttctgtaattttattagattatttactattcgaaaaaaaaattgacacctTGATTCATATAACTAAAGCAATCCAAATGTATtaacaatatcattaaaatacaaGAAACATTTCAACAGTCACATTGTTTAAAGTATAATGCCGGAGTAATCAACGCCTTACTCAAAGTTGACAGCTGCTCCTGATTTCTTTCCCGCATTTAGTGGAGTGTAAAACTTTCTAACGTATAAgtgaaatgaatattttttctactcACTAACACACtccctttaaataaatacactctTTTGAATTTAGTTTCCAAATTTGGCATAAGTGTGCTCTTGAATTTTGCCTGGCATTATTCCCATGATTATGACCTACGCATgacataaaattagaaaacgtACGGGAATCTTTTAAAAAGCTGGTAAATAAATACCACTGCAAGTAAAAGTTGTAGAGACTACAAGAAAACGTGAATGTCTTGTTGAATACTCGTTATGCTAATCTCACTTTCGTTTAATACTAACCTTTACCTTATTAAAGTATGTCAGTTAAGTTAAACATCATATCGATTTGAcaaatcgataaaatataatCGATGAAAATGTACAAAGGACTGTACGTGAATGAACATGCAAATCAAAGAAAG
Coding sequences:
- the LOC115451615 gene encoding uncharacterized protein LOC115451615, producing MHPCWVIVKQRRARYGRRGLQYFPRFQFLLANLLALNCQEEESEKPTGVYTSDEGKPSYSFSYGVSDARTGDIKTVWESKEGDTVKGHYSVLEPDGSMRTVEYSAGPKTGFTAVVNNENIHTENPEGRSLENPEGRSFMEEKAMRDYGKYYDFSEDADEDYYENKRPKHPLESLFKDYSIRKKPKYPYDLEPSEYTHSISIKHPRDESSDTEAHSHVGYSFDPNCKTKTRKESNEHKENLYSNIVDLEMSKTKNPIFSGDSYKEPYDKYAEASNYDFEKYKPFSSNSHKGSKYDDNHMKPSSPTKYTFPSLPDVPPPDRYYPDEIPQRPKKKNRPYKLPEFYPSDDLDDYILVPKKKYKPSRVPDLSDYKPDLEDDYDRPQYGSNSDDQDDRYPTRGNGQKEVIRKVIKKRRPPVINLLDMFDI